The following are encoded together in the Drosophila takahashii strain IR98-3 E-12201 chromosome X, DtakHiC1v2, whole genome shotgun sequence genome:
- the Traf-like gene encoding TNF receptor-associated factor 3 isoform X2, with translation MRLQEHLIHCGQVLEECPNGCQAFIPRIRMRSHQKECPRTSQQNQSQNHVNNRMSVSMDRLDRQSDQRLLVIEQDVGTIRSVLNEEIRQRLHLITDVGNIRKQNQVVEDWTRDTEKAMDELRHQMDEETRRRVFAIEQNQLDVQYCCDITQSLKEQVELRLDEAQKLVNQLSADVTVHQNQLNDNILKLEELIFENERLNREKFFQIEEFLQQINEDIKNKLGNSDYVTSKQATLDYEVKNVKNIVCETEERCDKLDRALHQTMQNLSDLETQMAMQQRIASVQNIRGHLIWRIKDYSKKLDESKQYDTILHSSMFSNKAFSYALRLDIYLNGKGTWKGRNMIACLNVLSGEYDPLLAWPCRLQAEIIIRDQCSNPAEAEDYVKTIFVRKKSDDFIQSNQYFHIPHKVITSRNYLRNDSMFIEVRVLK, from the exons ATGCGACTGCAGGAACACCTGATCCACTGCGGCCAGGTGCTGGAGGAGTGTCCCAACGGCTGTCAGGCCTTCATCCCGCGCATCCGGATGAGATCGCACCAGAAGGAGTGCCCCCGAACGAGTCAGCAGAACCAGAGCCAGAACCACGTGAACAATCGGATGAGCGTCAGCATGGACCGTTTGGATCGACAGTCCGACCAGCGCCTCCTAGTCATCGAGCAGGATGTGGGCACCATTCGATCCGTTCTCAACGAGGAGATCCGCCAGCGCCTGCACCTGATCACCGATGTGGGAAATATCCGGAAGCAGAACCAAGTCGTCGAGGACTGGACGCGCGACACCGAGAAGGCGATGGACGAGCTGCGCCACCAGATGGACGAGGAAACCAGGCGCAGGGTCTTTGCCATCGAACAGAACCAGCTGGATGTCCAGTACTGCTGTGATATCACCCAG TCGTTGAAGGAGCAAGTCGAGTTGAGGTTGGACGAGGCACAAAAGTTGGTTAATCAACTCTCAGCGGACGTGACCGTTCACCAGAATCAGCTGAATGATAATATCCTCAAGCTGGAAGAGCTGATCTTCGAAAACGAGAGGCTGAACAG GGAAAAGTTCTTTCAGATCGAGGAATTTCTGCAGCAGATTAATGAGGACATCAAAAACAAATTGGGCAACAGTGATTATGTCACCTCGAAGCAGGCAACACTGGACTACGAGGTTAAGAATGTTAAGAACATTGTGTGCGAAACCGAAGAGCGTTGCGACAAATTGGATCGAGCCCTTCACCAGACCATGCAGAATTTATCGGATTTGGAGACCCAAATGGCCATGCAGCAGCGCATCGCTAGTGTGCAGAATATAAGAG GCCACTTGATTTGGCGCATCAAGGACTACTCCAAGAAGTTGGACGAGTCGAAGCAGTACGACACCATTCTCCACAGCTCCATGTTCTCCAATAAAGCATTTAGCTATGCTCTTCGG CTGGATATATACTTGAACGGCAAGGGCACGTGGAAGGGACGGAACATGATCGCCTGCTTGAACGTCCTTTCCGGGGAGTACGATCCCCTTTTGGCCTGGCCCTGCCGCCTCCAGGCCGAGATCATCATCCGGGATCAGTGCTCCAATCCGGCGGAGGCCGAGGACTATGTGAAAACCATATTTGTGCGCAAGAAGAGCGACGACTTCATCCAGAGCAACCAGTACTTTCATATACCCCACAAGGTCATCACCAGTCGCAACTATCTTCGCAACGATTCCATGTTCATTGAGGTGCGAGTCCTCAAGTGA
- the Traf-like gene encoding TNF receptor-associated factor 3 isoform X1, which translates to MVDDERVSQATSRKDLSRDSNQSHIPPIPANQTAKSTTIVKYEKSSCLFCNEWFDAQTFTEHLIHCGQVLEECPNGCQAFIPRIRMRSHQKECPRTSQQNQSQNHVNNRMSVSMDRLDRQSDQRLLVIEQDVGTIRSVLNEEIRQRLHLITDVGNIRKQNQVVEDWTRDTEKAMDELRHQMDEETRRRVFAIEQNQLDVQYCCDITQSLKEQVELRLDEAQKLVNQLSADVTVHQNQLNDNILKLEELIFENERLNREKFFQIEEFLQQINEDIKNKLGNSDYVTSKQATLDYEVKNVKNIVCETEERCDKLDRALHQTMQNLSDLETQMAMQQRIASVQNIRGHLIWRIKDYSKKLDESKQYDTILHSSMFSNKAFSYALRLDIYLNGKGTWKGRNMIACLNVLSGEYDPLLAWPCRLQAEIIIRDQCSNPAEAEDYVKTIFVRKKSDDFIQSNQYFHIPHKVITSRNYLRNDSMFIEVRVLK; encoded by the exons ATGGTCGACGACGAAAGAGTTAGCCAA GCGACGTCGAGGAAGGATCTGTCGAGGGACTCGAACCAGAGCCATATCCCCCCAATACCAGCCAACCAGACGGCCAAGTCGACGACCATAGTCAAGTATGAGAAGTCCTCGTGCCTCTTCTGCAACGAATGGTTCGATGCCCAGACATTCACG GAACACCTGATCCACTGCGGCCAGGTGCTGGAGGAGTGTCCCAACGGCTGTCAGGCCTTCATCCCGCGCATCCGGATGAGATCGCACCAGAAGGAGTGCCCCCGAACGAGTCAGCAGAACCAGAGCCAGAACCACGTGAACAATCGGATGAGCGTCAGCATGGACCGTTTGGATCGACAGTCCGACCAGCGCCTCCTAGTCATCGAGCAGGATGTGGGCACCATTCGATCCGTTCTCAACGAGGAGATCCGCCAGCGCCTGCACCTGATCACCGATGTGGGAAATATCCGGAAGCAGAACCAAGTCGTCGAGGACTGGACGCGCGACACCGAGAAGGCGATGGACGAGCTGCGCCACCAGATGGACGAGGAAACCAGGCGCAGGGTCTTTGCCATCGAACAGAACCAGCTGGATGTCCAGTACTGCTGTGATATCACCCAG TCGTTGAAGGAGCAAGTCGAGTTGAGGTTGGACGAGGCACAAAAGTTGGTTAATCAACTCTCAGCGGACGTGACCGTTCACCAGAATCAGCTGAATGATAATATCCTCAAGCTGGAAGAGCTGATCTTCGAAAACGAGAGGCTGAACAG GGAAAAGTTCTTTCAGATCGAGGAATTTCTGCAGCAGATTAATGAGGACATCAAAAACAAATTGGGCAACAGTGATTATGTCACCTCGAAGCAGGCAACACTGGACTACGAGGTTAAGAATGTTAAGAACATTGTGTGCGAAACCGAAGAGCGTTGCGACAAATTGGATCGAGCCCTTCACCAGACCATGCAGAATTTATCGGATTTGGAGACCCAAATGGCCATGCAGCAGCGCATCGCTAGTGTGCAGAATATAAGAG GCCACTTGATTTGGCGCATCAAGGACTACTCCAAGAAGTTGGACGAGTCGAAGCAGTACGACACCATTCTCCACAGCTCCATGTTCTCCAATAAAGCATTTAGCTATGCTCTTCGG CTGGATATATACTTGAACGGCAAGGGCACGTGGAAGGGACGGAACATGATCGCCTGCTTGAACGTCCTTTCCGGGGAGTACGATCCCCTTTTGGCCTGGCCCTGCCGCCTCCAGGCCGAGATCATCATCCGGGATCAGTGCTCCAATCCGGCGGAGGCCGAGGACTATGTGAAAACCATATTTGTGCGCAAGAAGAGCGACGACTTCATCCAGAGCAACCAGTACTTTCATATACCCCACAAGGTCATCACCAGTCGCAACTATCTTCGCAACGATTCCATGTTCATTGAGGTGCGAGTCCTCAAGTGA